A single region of the Raphanus sativus cultivar WK10039 chromosome 1, ASM80110v3, whole genome shotgun sequence genome encodes:
- the LOC108817777 gene encoding persulfide dioxygenase ETHE1 homolog, mitochondrial-like — MAVLTRFQHLLLLQPGFLSSHQSPVLRHPLIRTRTVIRSVMGSSSSSSSSKLLFRQLFEKESSTYTYLLADVSHPDKPALLIDPVDKTVDRDLKLINELGLKLVYAMNTHVHADHVTGTGLLKTKVPGVKSVISKASGSKADMFLEPGDRVSIGDIYLEVRATPGHTAGCVTYVTGEDANQPQPRMAFTGDAVLIRGCGRTDFQGGSSDQLYESVHSQIFTLPKDTLIYPAHDYKGYEVSTVGEEMQHNPRLTKDKETFKSIMSNLNLAYPKMIDVAVPANMVCGLQDLPAQANL; from the exons ATGGCAGTGTTGACACGATTccagcatcttcttcttcttcaacccGGATTCCTCTCTTCTCATCAGTCTCCTGTTCTCCGACATCCTCTAATCAGAACTCGAACAGTCATCAGATCGGTGATGggttcttcctcttcctcctcctcctcgaaGCTTCTCTTCCGACAGCTCTTCGAGAAAGAGTCTTCCACTTACACCTATCTCCTCGCTGACGTCTCCCATCCGGATAAACCTGCTCTG TTGATTGATCCGGTGGACAAGACTGTTGATAGAGACTTGAAGCTGATCAATGAGCTAGGCTTGAAGCTTGTCTATGCTATGAACACTCATGTTCATGCCGATCACGTCACTGGCACTGGACTTCTTAAG ACAAAGGTCCCAGGTGTGAAATCAGTCATTTCGAAAGCAAGTGGTTCTAAAGCAGACATGTTTCTTGAGCCTGGTGACAGAGTATCTATTGGTGATATATACCTTGag gttcgtGCTACACCTGGACATACTGCAGGATGTGTTACATATGTGACTGGAGAGGACGCGAATCAGCCCCAACCAAGAATGGCTTTTACCGGGGATGCTGTACTTATCCGCGGTTGTGGAAGGACCGACTTTCAG GGTGGAAGTTCGGATCAACTCTATGAGTCTGTGCACTCACAG ATATTTACATTGCCAAAGGACACACTGATATATCCAGCTCATGACTACAAAGGTTACGAG gTGAGTACAGTTGGAGAAGAGATGCAACACAACCCACGTTTAACCAAAGATAAAGAAACATTCAAATCCATCATGTCAA ATCTGAATCTGGCGTATCCGAAGATGATTGATGTTGCAGTTCCAGCAAACATGGTATGTGGATTACAAGATTTGCCTGCTCAAGCCAACTTATAA
- the LOC108852579 gene encoding 60S ribosomal protein L18a-like protein has product MSKEKDKDGAASPTSYGTFQGVPTYPPPLHPRPPSHHPVSGFPQPSQPPGAAHHDLSVHQYIQEHQTVPGYDVAEGRTGRQEPLPCCGIGIGWFLFITGFIFGAIPWYIGIFILVCAKINPREKPGYIACAIAAVLATIAIVFGFVGGREVWS; this is encoded by the exons atgaGCAAAGAAAAAGACAAGGACGGAGCAGCTTCTCCTACATCTTACGGCACGTTTCAAGGTGTCCCTACTTATCCACCACCGCTGCATCCTCGTCCTCCGTCCCATCACCCGGTCTCCGGGTTCCCTCAGCCGTCTCAGCCTCCCGGAGCAGCACATCATGACCTTTCCGTTCATCAATACATTCAAGAACATCAAACCGTTCCTG GATATGATGTTGCTGAAGGAAGAACTGGAAGACAAGAACCTCTACCTTGTTGTGGTATTGGAATCGGTTGGTTCTT GTTCATAACTGGTTTCATCTTTGGTGCAATCCCATGGTACATAGGAATATTCATCCTAGTATGTGCTAAGATCAACCCACGAGAGAAACCAGGATACATAGCTTGCGCCATCGCT GCCGTTCTTGCTACAATTGCTATAGTGTTTGGTTTCGTGGGAGGAAGAGAAGTCTGGTCGTGA
- the LOC108840096 gene encoding pentatricopeptide repeat-containing protein At1g53600, mitochondrial yields the protein MVMRPISKNSFIYKHSFCLRRNSTTALSNYKPNPPTTTRTQNSVERTTTSTSIFQWNSQISKLARNGNLQEAEAIFKSMPQRSIVSWNAMISAYAENGKMSKARQVFDEMPVRATTSYNAMITAMVKNKCDMVKAHDLFREIPEKNAVSYAAMITGFVKAGMFDEAECLYGETPVEFRDPVASNVLLSGYLRAGKLKEAVRVFEGMVVKEVVSCSSMVDGFCKMRKLVDARRVFDEMSERNVVTWTAMIDGYFKGGFFEDGFALFLRMRREGDVSVNANTLAVMFKACRDFDRYREGSQIHGLVSRMPLEFDLFLGNSLISMYSKLGFMGEAKAVFGVMRNKDTVSFNSLITGLVHSGQVSEAYELFDKMPSKDIVSWTDMIKGFSGKGEISKCLELFRMMPEKDDVTWTAMISAFVSNGCYEEALHWFRNMLRGKVSPNSYTFSSVLSAAASLAALVEGLQIHARVVKMNMAYDLSVQNSLVSMYSKSGNADDAYKIFLRISDPNIVSYNTMISGFSYNGFGKEAVKLFSALESTGTEPNSVTFLALLSACAHVGYVDLGWKYFSSMEEPGPDHYACMVDLLGRSGMLDEAYHLISSMPFEPHSGVWGSLLGASKTCLRVDLAELAAQKLIELEPDSATPYVVLSQLYSLVGKNRDGDRIRSIKKSKRIKKDPGSSWIILKGEVHNFLAGDESHLNLEEITFTLKMIEKEMEIDFYKPLQRKYS from the coding sequence ATGGTGATGAGACCGATTTCAAAAAACAGCTTCATTTACAAACACAGCTTTTGTCTCAGGCGTAACTCCACGACTGCTCTCTCTAACTACAAACCCAATCCACCgacaacaacaagaacacaaaactctGTGGAGAGGACTACGACAAGCACATCAATCTTCCAATGGAATTCTCAAATCTCGAAGCTCGCGAGAAACGGCAATCTCCAAGAAGCCGAAGCTATATTCAAATCAATGCCTCAGAGAAGCATCGTCTCGTGGAACGCGATGATCTCTGCTTACGCGGAGAACGGTAAAATGAGTAAAGCACGCCaagtgttcgacgaaatgcctgTGAGAGCCACAACGTCTTATAACGCGATGATTACGGCTATGGTTAAGAACAAGTGCGATATGGTCAAAGCTCACGACTTGTTTCGCGAGATACCTGAGAAGAACGCTGTCTCTTACGCCGCGATGATTACCGGTTTTGTGAAGGCGGGGATGTTTGATGAGGCGGAGTGTTTGTACGGTGAGACGCCCGTTGAGTTTCGTGATCCTGTTGCTTCGAATGTTTTGTTGAGTGGGTACTTGAGAGCAGGGAAGTTGAAGGAGGCTGTACGTGTGTTTGAAGGTATGGTGGTGAAGGAAGTGGTGTCGTGTAGCTCGATGGTTGATGGGTTTTGCAAAATGAGGAAGCTTGTTGATGCTAGGAGAGTGTTCGATGAGATGTCTGAGAGAAATGTGGTTACTTGGACTGCTATGATTGATGGGTATTTTAAAGGTGGGTTTTTTGAAGATGGGTTTGCTCTGTTTCTGAGGATGAGACGAGAGGGAGATGTTAGTGTTAATGCCAACACTCTGGCTGTTATGTTTAAAGCTTGTCGAGATTTCGATAGATACAGAGAGGGGAGTCAGATTCATGGGTTGGTTTCACGGATGCCTCTTGAGTTTGATCTCTTTCTAGGGAATTCGTTGATTTCAATGTACTCTAAGCTTGGTTTTATGGGAGAGGCCAAAGCAGTGTTTGGCGTGATGAGAAACAAAGACACTGTTTCTTTTAACTCGTTGATCACGGGTCTTGTTCACAGCGGACAAGTCTCTGAAGCTTATGAACTTTTCGATAAGATGCCGAGTAAAGACATTGTATCTTGGACAGATATGATCAAAGGGTTTTCCGGTAAAGGAGAGATCTCCAAATGTCTAGAGTTGTTTAGGATGATGCCTGAGAAGGACGACGTGACATGGACCGCTATGATATCTGCTTTTGTGAGCAATGGATGTTACGAGGAGGCGCTTCATTGGTTTCGTAATATGCTCCGAGGAAAGGTTTCTCCAAACTCCTACACTTTCAGTAGTGTGCTCAGTGCAGCAGCTAGTTTAGCGGCGTTGGTTGAAGGACTACAGATCCACGCTAGAGTAGTGAAGATGAACATGGCCTATGACTTGTCAGTTCAGAACTCATTGGTGTCTATGTATTCAAAAAGCGGAAACGCGGATGATGCTTACAAGATCTTCTTACGCATCAGTGATCCCAATATTGTTTCTTACAACACGATGATCAGCGGGTTTTCTTACAACGGTTTCGGTAAGGAAGCAGTTAAACTGTTTTCAGCATTGGAAAGTACAGGAACAGAGCCGAACAGTGTTACCTTTCTTGCTCTGTTATCAGCTTGTGCTCATGTTGGATACGTAGATTTAGGATGGAAGTACTTCAGCTCCATGGAAGAACCAGGACCTGATCATTACGCGTGTATGGTTGATCTCCTTGGCAGAAGTGGGATGCTTGATGAAGCATATCATTTGATCTCTTCAATGCCTTTTGAGCCTCACTCTGGTGTTTGGGGTAGTCTTCTTGGTGCGAGCAAGACTTGTCTGCGTGTGGATCTTGCGGAGCTTGCTGCTCAGAAACTGATTGAGCTTGAGCCTGATAGCGCAACACCTTATGTTGTATTGTCTCAGCTATATTCACTTGTTGGGAAAAACAGAGACGGTGATCGGATAAGGAGTATCAAGAAATcgaaaagaataaagaaagaTCCTGGTTCTAGCTGGATCATATTAAAGGGTGAAGTGCACAACTTTCTTGCGGGAGATGAGTCTCATTTGAATCTGGAAGAGATAACGTTCACACTGAAGATGATTGAAAAGGAAATGGAAATTGATTTCTATAAGCCATTGCAGAGGAAGTATTCATAA
- the LOC108862069 gene encoding fatty-acid-binding protein 3, chloroplastic encodes MDGVVLTAFPSVIRGLSLRSVCLNRVSAGSRHQSPDPVSVLPTVNCVSSLSIHPSKKGSSFLRKRHCVETSRMVVKSAASSVGNADESVEEPGTSVKFQRSVALPGCSTTLSLLGTGFREKKFAIIGVKVYAAGLYVDESILSGLIPWKGKSADEIQRDSSLFSSIFQDQAEKSLQIVLVRDVDGKTFWDALDEAISPRIKSPTSDDKTALSTFQGIFQNRPLNKGSVILLTWINPSKMLVSVSSGGLPKDVDAEIESGSVTSALFDVFFGDSPVSPTLKSSVANQLAMVLK; translated from the exons ATGGACGGAGTTGTTCTTACGGCATTTCCATCTGTAATCCGTGGTCTCTCTCTGCGAAGTGTCTGTCTGAACAGAGTTAGTGCTGGATCCAGACACCAATCCCCGGATCCAGTTTCAGTGCTTCCAACTGTGAATTGCGTTTCATCTCTCTCCATCCACCCATCTAAGAAAGGAAGCTCCTTTCTTAGAAAGCGACATTGTGTTGAAACTTCACGCATGGTGGTCAAATCCGCAGCTTCTTCAG TTGGAAATGCAGATGAGAGCGTGGAAGAACCGGGTACAAGTGTGAAGTTTCAGAGATCAGTGGCATTGCCTGGTTGTTCTACCACGCTCTCCTTGCTCGGCACTG GGTTTAGGGAGAAGAAGTTTGCTATCATTGGCGTCAAAGTCTATGCTGCGGGTTTGTATGTCGATGAATCTATCTTGAGCGGGCTAATCCCTTGGAAAGGGAAGTCTGCTGATGAGATTCAAAGAGATTCATCACTCTTTAGTTCAATCTTTCAAG ATCAAGCAGAGAAGTCACTGCAGATTGTTCTTGTGAGAGATGTTGATGGCAAAACCTTCTGGGATGCATTGGACGAAGCCATTTCACCTAGAATCAAATCTCCTACATCTGATGATAAAACCGCTCTCTCTACCTTCCAAGGGATCTTTCAAAACAGACCTCTCAACAAAGGAAGTGTCATTCTCTTGACTTGGATCAATCCTTCTAAAATGCTT GTTTCTGTTTCTTCTGGAGGGTTGCCAAAGGATGTGGATGCAGAGATCGAGTCAGGTAGTGTTACATCTGCTTTATTTGATGTGTTCTTTGGGGACTCTCCTGTTTCTCCTACATTGAAATCTTCTGTGGCTAACCAATTAGCTATGGTCCTCAAGTAA
- the LOC108862049 gene encoding heat shock 70 kDa protein 14 — translation MSVVGFDFGNENCLVAVARQRGIDVVLNDESNRETPAIVCFGEKQRFIGTAGAASTMMNPKNSISQIKRLVGRQFSDPELQRDIKSLPFSVTEGPDGYPLIHASYLGEKRAFTPTQVMGMMLSNLKGIAEKNLNAAVVDCCIGIPVYFTDLQRRAVLDAATIAGLHPLHLIHETTATALAYGIYKTDLPESEPLNVAFIDIGHASMQVCIAGFKKGQLKVLSHGFDRSLGGRDFDEVLFNHFAAKFKEEYKIDVAQNAKASLRLRAACEKLKKVLSANPVAPLNIECLMDEKDVRGVIKREEFEEISVPILERVKRPLEKALADAGLSVEDVHMVEVVGSGSRVPAIIKILTEFFGKEPRRTMNASECVSRGCALQCAILSPTFKVREFQVHESFPFSISLAWKGAAADAQNGGAENQQSTIVFPKGNPIPSVKALTFYRSGTFSVDVQYSDVTDLQAPPKISTYTIGPFQSSKGERAKVKVKVRLTLHGIVSVEAATLLEEEEVEVPVTEQMDTDKASGETDVNMQDAKETSDAAGADNGVPESADKPVQMETDSKAEAPKKKVKKTNVPLSELVYGALQSVDVQKAVEKEYEMALQDRVMEETKDKKNAVESYVYDMRNKLSDKYHEYITESEREAFLAKLQEVEDWLYEDGEDETKGVYVAKLEELKKVGDPVEMRFKESQERGTVIGQLGHCVNSYREAAVSNDSKFDHIELEEKQKVLNECVEAEAWMREKQQQQEALPKYATPAFLSADVTKKAEALDKFCRPIMTKPKPVAKPEAPPAKAADEEKSEPQPEPASGEEPMETEKPTEDSA, via the exons ATGAGTGTGGTCGGGTTTGATTTCGGTAACGAGAACTGTCTCGTCGCTGTCGCGAGACAAAGAGGGATCGACGTTGTCCTCAACGATGAGTCAAACCGCGAGACACCCGCCATTGTGTGCTTTGGAGAGAAGCAGCGTTTCATCGGGACCGCAGGAGCAGCCTCCACCATGATGAACCCTAAGAACTCAATCTCCCAGATCAAGCGCCTCGTGGGTCGTCAGTTCTCGGACCCTGAGCTGCAGAGAGACATCAAGTCTCTGCCTTTCTCCGTCACTGAAGGACCAGACGGGTACCCTTTGATCCACGCCTCTTATCTGGGTGAGAAGAGGGCGTTTACTCCCACTCAGGTGATGGGGATGATGTTGTCTAACTTGAAAGGGATTGCTGAGAAGAATCTGAACGCAGCTGTGGTGGACTGCTGTATCGGTATTCCGGTTTACTTCACGGATCTGCAGAGGAGAGCTGTTCTTGATGCTGCGACTATTGCTGGTTTGCACCCTTTGCATTTGATCCATGAGACGACGGCGACGGCGTTGGCGTATGGGATTTACAAGACGGATTTGCCGGAGAGTGAGCCGCTTAACGTTGCTTTCATTGACATTGGTCATGCGAGTATGCAGGTGTGTATTGCTGGGTTCAAGAAGGGACAGCTCAAGGTCTTGTCTCATGGTTTTGATCGGTCTCTGGGAGGGAGGGACTTTGATGAGGTTCTTTTTAATCACTTTGCTGCCAAGTTCAAGGAGGAGTACAAGATTGATGTCGCTCAGAACGCTAAGGCGAGTCTCAGGCTCAGGGCTGCGTGCGAGAAGCTGAAGAAGGTGCTGAGTGCTAACCCTGTGGCGCCGTTGAATATTGAGTGTTTGATGGATGAGAAGGATGTTAGGGGTGTGATCAAGAGGGAGGAGTTTGAAGAGATCAGCGTACCTATCTTGGAGCGTGTCAAGAGGCCTTTGGAGAAAGCTCTCGCTGATGCTGGGCTCTCGGTTGAAGATGTACATATGGTTGAGGTTGTTGGCTCTGGATCTCGTGTCCCTGCTATTATCAAGATCCTGACTGAGTTTTTCGGTAAGGAGCCAAGGCGTACGATGAATGCAAGTGAGTGTGTGTCGAGGGGATGTGCCTTGCAGTGTGCAATCCTCAGTCCCACCTTCAAAGTCCGTGAGTTCCAG GTTCATGAGAGCTTCCCCTTCTCCATTTCACTGGCGTGGAAAGGAGCAGCCGCTGATGCTCAAAATGGAGGAGCTGAGAATCAGCAGAGCACCATTGTTTTCCCCAAAGGAAATCCAATTCCTAGTGTCAAGGCTCTAACATTTTACCGCTCTGGGACATTCTCTGTCGATGTGCAGTACAGTGATGTGACTGACTTGCAAGCGCCTCCAAAGATCAGCACATACACG ATTGGTCCCTTCCAGTCATCCAAAGGCGAGAGGGCAAAGGTTAAGGTGAAAGTGAGATTGACCCTTCACGGAATTGTCTCTGTTGAAGCAGCAACT CTTTTGGAGGAGGAAGAAGTTGAAGTTCCGGTCACAGAGCAGATGGACACTGACAAAGCTTCCGGTGAAACTGATGTTAACATGCAAGACGCCAAGGAAACCAGTGATGCAGCTGGCGCTGACAATGGTGTTCCCGAGTCTGCTGATAAGCCAGTGCAAATGGAAACCGACTCAAAG GCGGAGGCTCCtaagaagaaggtgaagaaaaCAAATGTACCGCTCTCTGAATTGGTATACGGCGCCTTGCAATCAGTGGACGTCCAAAAGGCTGTAGAGAAAGAATATGAGATGGCTCTGCAAGACAGAGTTATGGAGGAGACTAAGGACAAGAAGAATGCTGTCGAGTCATATGTTTATGATATGAGAAACAAA CTGAGTGACAAATACCATGAGTACATAACGGAGTCAGAGAGGGAGGCTTTCCTAGCGAAGCTCCAGGAAGTAGAGGATTGGTTGTATGAAGACGGAGAAGATGAAACTAAAGGTGTTTATGTCGCAAAGCTTGAGGAGCTGAAgaag GTGGGTGACCCAGTTGAAATGCGGTTCAAGGAGTCGCAGGAGAGAGGGACGGTCATTGGACAGCTTGGTCACTGTGTTAACAGCTACAGAGAGGCAGCTGTCTCGAATGATTCCAAGTTTGACCACATTGAACTAGAAGAGAAGCAAAAG GTGTTGAACGAGTGTGTGGAAGCAGAAGCGTGGATGAGggagaagcagcagcagcaggagGCACTTCCCAAGTACGCAACACCAGCTTTCCTGTCAGCTGACGTTACAAAGAAGGCTGAGGCGCTGGACAA GTTCTGCAGGCCTATAATGACCAAACCAAAGCCGGTTGCGAAACCGGAAGCACCACCAGCTAAGGCGGCTGATGAGGAGAAGAGTGAGCCACAGCCAGAACCGGCCTCTGGTGAAGAACCAATGGAGACTGAGAAGCCTACCGAAGATAGTGCCTAA
- the LOC108849693 gene encoding cold shock protein 2, with amino-acid sequence METYLIVLIACGGFFLALALLLACLEEKKKTGSDGSVLKPNNNQRDTAVTSSNGDFVFYPAAAASLPTISGSGPSGHHHGSHHHGGGGGCGGGGHHGGGGGGGCGGGGGGCGGGGGGGGCGGG; translated from the coding sequence ATGGAAACttatttgattgttttgataGCCTGTGGTGGTTTCTTTCTTGCCCTTGCTTTATTATTGGCATGtttggaagagaagaagaaaacaggCAGTGATGGTTCTGTGCTAAAGCCCAACAACAACCAGAGAGACACGGCTGTAACAAGTAGCAATGGTGACTTCGTGTTTTATCCAGCTGCGGCAGCGTCTCTTCCTACTATCTCTGGTTCTGGACCTTCTGGTCATCATCACGGCAGTCATCAtcacggtggtggtggtggttgtggcGGTGGAGGGCAtcatggtggtggtggtggagggggatgtggtggtggtggaggggGATGTGGtggcggtggaggaggaggaggatgtggTGGCGGGTGA